Proteins encoded by one window of Lycium barbarum isolate Lr01 chromosome 11, ASM1917538v2, whole genome shotgun sequence:
- the LOC132618207 gene encoding LOW QUALITY PROTEIN: bidirectional sugar transporter SWEET2 (The sequence of the model RefSeq protein was modified relative to this genomic sequence to represent the inferred CDS: substituted 1 base at 1 genomic stop codon): MFYLASSQIFAICKDTAGIAGNIFAFGLFLSPITTFRRIMRNQSIXQFSGMPYIYGLLNCLICAWYGTPLVSPHDLLVTMVNSVGAVFQLAHIVIFVMYTEKEKKFRMLGWMLAVFGLFVIIVLGSLCILDLELRRIIIGSLSCASLISMFASLLFICNLVMRTKSVEFMPFYLSLSTFLMSASFFFYGIFSFDPFIYGPNGIGTLLGAVQLLLFAYYRNFSRWDSTEGFIVSYS, encoded by the exons TTGCAGGGAACATCTTTGCTTTTGGATTGTTTCTGTCTCCAAT AACTACATTCAGGAGAATAATGAGAAATCAATCAATCTAACAGTTCTCAGGGATGCCATACATATATGGGCTTTTGAACTGCTTAATCTGTGCCTGGTATGGCACCCCCCTTGTATCTCCCCACGATTTGTTAGTTACAATGGTCAATTCAGTTGGTGCTGTTTTTCAACTTGCCCACATTGTAATTTTTGTAATGTATacagagaaagagaaaa AGTTCAGGATGCTGGGATGGATGCTCGCAGTCTTTGGCCTATTTGTGATTATTGTACTTGGAAGCTTGTGTATACTTGACTTGGAACTCCGACGCATCATCATTGGCTCCCTGAGTTGTGCTTCCCTCATATCAATGTTTGCCTCCCTGCTGTTTATATGC AATCTGGTGATGAGGACCAAGAGTGTCGAATTCATGCCATTTTACCTGTCCCTCTCCACCTTCCTAATGAGtgcctctttctttttttatggaattttcagttttgatccatttATATAT GGACCAAATGGCATTGGAACACTTTTAGGAGCTGTACAATTGCTTTTATTTGCATATTACAGAAATTTTTCAAGGTGGGACTCTACTGAAGGCTTTATAGTGTCTTATTCATGA
- the LOC132619389 gene encoding uncharacterized protein LOC132619389, whose protein sequence is MEAIWNLENKWKISTHGAVSLLVVCICSLVIGTCIIAALRRYVRKRTDDQEPCIDDSTSTDVDCSEPRAELGSVKEDLTSSVRWSQKQKLSPLLVSGDQVEADFGWQSRSSDSPVWQRPILMGEKCELPKFSGLILYDQRGHATSSSR, encoded by the coding sequence ATGGAAGCAATATGGAATTTAGAAAACAAATGGAAAATATCAACCCATGGAGCTGTTTCATTATTGGTAGTTTGCATCTGCTCCTTAGTTATTGGAACTTGCATTATTGCTGCTTTAAGGAGATATGTAAGAAAGAGAACAGATGATCAAGAACCGTGTATCGATGATTCAACTTCAACCGACGTAGATTGTTCGGAGCCACGAGCAGAGTTGGGTTCGGTGAAGGAGGATCTAACAAGCTCAGTAAGGTGGAGCCAGAAACAGAAGCTTTCTCCATTGCTCGTTAGTGGTGATCAGGTTGAAGCTGATTTTGGATGGCAGAGTCGCAGTTCAGATTCACCTGTGTGGCAAAGGCCTATACTTATGGGTGAAAAGTGTGAGCTGCCAAAGTTCAGTGGTCTTATTCTGTATGATCAGAGAGGCCACGCCACTTCATCAAGCCGATAA
- the LOC132620445 gene encoding mitogen-activated protein kinase 19-like, whose protein sequence is MQQEQRKKSSKEVEFFTEYGDANRYKILEVIGKGSYGVVCAAIDTHTGEKVAIKKITDIFEHISDAIRILREVKLLRLLRHPDIVEIKRIILPPSRREFRDIYVVFELMESDLHHVIKANDDLTHEHHRFFLYQMLRALKFMHTANVYHRDLKPKNILANANCKLKICDFGLARVAFNDTPTTTFWTDYVATRWYRAPELCGSFFSKYTPAIDIWSIGCIFAEVLTGKPLFPGKSVVHQLDLITDLLGTPSADIISGVRNDKARKYLTDMRKKSPVPFTEKFQKADPLALRLLQRLLAFDPKDRPTAEEALADPYFKGLAKIEREPCSQPISKLEFEFERRRVTKDDIRELIFREILEYHPQLLKDYMAGNNGANFVYPSAIGNFRRQFAYLEENSGKSGPVVPPGRKHVSLPRSTVNSSTIPPRTQQNPMFDHRQTTEKATAGVRVADQKVLRPPPRVPTAKPGRVVRPYDGDRSITDGRIYSQNSVVPPHGMSPHYLYRSNSAHLEKCRTEAEKDRSQVKPQPGQYTVAKSTASMSFDMNTNPYYHTQARVAQIGGQIAMDAKLLQAQTQFGAVGAAAVAVAAHREYGLT, encoded by the exons ATGCAGCAAGAGCAACGCAAGAag AGTTCCAAAGAAGTGGAGTTTTTCACTGAGTACGGTGATGCTAATAGGTACAAAATTTTGGAAGTTATAGGCAAGGGAAGTTATGGAGTAGTTTGTGCTGCAATTGACACTCATACAGGAGAGAAAGTGGCTATAAAGAAAATAACTGATATTTTTGAGCACATCTCTGATGCAATTCGAATTCTACGTGAAGTCAAATTGCTTAGACTTCTAAGGCATCCCGATATTGTTGAAATTAAGCGAATCATCTTACCACCTTCAAGACGAGAATTCAGAGATATTTATGTTGTTTTTGAGCTTATGGAATCTGATCTTCACCATGTCATTAAGGCTAACGATGACTTGACACATGAGCACCACCGTTTTTTCCTCTATCAGATGCTGCGAGCATTGAAATTTATGCACACAG CAAATGTGTACCATCGAGATCTTAAGCCAAAGAACATTTTGGCAAATGCAAATTGTAAACTCAAAATATGTGATTTTGGATTGGCAAGGGTTGCATTCAACGATACTCCAACCACTACATTTTGGACG GATTATGTTGCTACAAGGTGGTACCGTGCACCAGAGCTATGCGGGTCTTTCTTCTCCAAG TATACACCTGCTATTGATATCTGGAGTATCGGGTGTATTTTTGCGGAGGTCTTGACCGGAAAACCATTATTTCCGGGCAAAAGTGTTGTTCACCAGTTGGATTTGATTACTGATCTTCTTGGGACACCATCAGCTGATATCATATCTGGG GTTCGTAATGATAAGGCAAGGAAGTATTTGACTGACATGAGGAAAAAGAGCCCAGTTCCTTTTACTGAGAAATTTCAAAAAGCAGATCCTTTGGCCCTCCGACTGTTACAGAGGTTGTTAGCATTTGATCCAAAGGATCGCCCAACTGCTGAAGAG GCTTTGGCTGATCCATACTTCAAGGGACTGGCCAAGATTGAGAGGGAACCTTGTAGTCAACCAATATCAAAGCTGGAGTTCGAGTTTGAGCGACGAAGGGTCACAAAGGATGACATCAGAGAACTAATATTTAGGGAGATACTAGAGTATCATCCTCAACTTCTAAAGGACTACATGGCTGGAAATAATGGTGCAAATTTTGTCTATCCTAG TGCCATTGGTAATTTCAGAAGGCAATTTGCTTATCTAGAGGAAAATAGTGGTAAAAGTGGCCCAGTAGTTCCTCCTGGTCGAAAGCATGTCTCTCTCCCACG ATCTACTGTAAATTCCAGTACTATTCCACCCAGAACACAGCAGAATCCTATGTTTGATCACAGGCAAACTACAGAAAAGGCAACTGCTGGCGTCAGAGTCGCAGACCAGAAGGTTTTGCGGCCACCACCTCGAGTACCCACAG CCAAACCTGGAAGGGTTGTAAGACCATATGATGGTGACAGGAGCATCACTGATGGAAGAATATATTCCCAGAACTCTGTCGTCCCACCTCACGGCATGTCCCCACATTATCTGTACAGAAGTAACTCTGCACATCTAGAAAAGTGCAGGACAGAAGCAGAGAAGGACCGCTCTCAAGTTAAACCGCAACCTGGGCAGTACACGGTTGCCAAGTCGACGGCTAGTATGAGTTTCGATATGAACACTAACCCGTATTATCATACACAGGCAAGGGTAGCACAGATAGGAGGTCAGATCGCCATGGATGCAAAACTACTACAGGCGCAAACACAGTTTGGTGCAGTCGGTGCTGCAGCTGTCGCTGTTGCTGCTCACAGAGAGTATGGTCTAACTTAG
- the LOC132618850 gene encoding uncharacterized protein LOC132618850: protein MKTLNNMASRLRFWVCCQIVLVIVFASTCNCEVKSAIGDPGMKRDNLRVAIEAWNQCNEVHEEAPNMGSPREADCFDVQKSKSRTKLVHLVNEEDNKLSINDAKSLGQENLNVNTYAAWKELFLGYKCQVQDEPKPWNFWMIMLKSGNMDTTAAICPKNGKPSQPFPQESRFPCFGKGCMNMPRIYHDYTTLHSHRKHPKRSILKGSFHGTWDLDADMSKAQTQNDTSFFKVTWHKDLGKGSWKFHHILKTSSKYPWLMLYLRSDATTGFSGGYHYETRGMSKIVPKSPNFKVKFTLDIKRGGGPSSQFYLMDMGSCWKNNGQPCDGDVTTDVTRYSEMIINPDTEAWCNPKENLKLCPPYHTFANGTRVHRTDEARYPYDAYHVYCSPGNGKYLEEPFNYCDEYSNPQAQEIVQVLPHPVWGEYGYPTKKGEGWIGDPRTWELDVGRLSQSLYFYQDPGTKPVERHWPSIDLGTEIYVSSNQVAEWTVSDFDIIITNE, encoded by the exons ATGAAAACGTTAAACAACATGGCTTCACGTTTGAGATTTTGGGTGTGTTGCCAAATAGTTTTAGTTATAGTGTTTGCTTCAACATGTAATTGTGAAGTAAAATCAGCAATTGGAGATCCAGGGATGAAAAGGGATAATCTAAGAGTTGCAATTGAAGCATGGAATCAGTGCAATGAGGTCCATGAAGAGGCTCCTAACATGGGAAGTCCTAGGGAAGCTGATTGTTTTGATGTCCAAAAATCAAAATCTAGGA CAAAGCTGGTTCACTTGGTGAATGAGGAAGATAACAAGCTGAGCATAAATGATGCCAAAAGCTTAGGACAAGAGAACCTAAATGTGAATACATATGCAGCCTGGAAAGAACTCTTTTTAGGATACAAATGCCAAGTTCAAGATGAACCAAAACCATGGAATTTTTGGATGATCATGCTCAAGAGTGGCAACATGGACACAACAGCTGCTATTTGTCCCAAAAATGGCAAACCATCTCAGCCATTTCCGCAAGAATCGCGTTTTCCATGTTTTGGCAAAGGTTGCATGAATATGCCTAGAATATACCATGATTATACTACACTACATAGCCATAGAAAACATCCAAAGAGGAGTATATTGAAGGGAAGTTTTCATGGGACATGGGATTTGGATGCTGATATGAGCAAGGCACAGACTCAGAATGATACCTCATTTTTCAAAGTTACTTGGCATAAGGATCTTGGAAAAGGGAGCTGGAAATTTCATCATATCTTGAAGACTTCATCAAAGTACCCTTGGTTGATGCTTTACTTGAGGTCTGATGCAACTACTGGATTTTCTGGTGGATATCATTATGAAACAAGAGGCATGTCAAAAATA GTCCCAAAGTCGCCAAATTTCAAAGTGAAGTTCACACTTGATATAAAAAGAGGAGGTGGTCCAAGCAGCCAATTTTATCTAATGGACATGGGTAGTTGCTGGAAGAACAATGGCCAGCCTTGTGATGGTGATGTGACAACAGACGTTACACGATACAGTGAAATGATCATTAATCCTGATACTGAAGCATGGTGCAACCCAAAGGAAAATTTGAAGTTGTGCCCACCTTACCATACTTTTGCAAATGGAACTCGAGTTCACCGGACTGATGAGGCAAGATATCCCTATGATGCTTATCATGTTTATTGCTCCCCAGGCAACGGAAAGTATCTTGAAGAACCGTTCAATTACTGTGATGAATATAGCAACCCTCAAGCTCAGGAAATAGTGCAAGTTTTGCCTCACCCTGTTTGGGGTGAATATGGATATCCAACTAAGAAAGGGGAAGGATGGATAGGTGATCCAAGAACTTGGGAACTTGATGTCGGGAGACTCTCACAATCACTTTACTTCTATCAG GATCCAGGCACTAAACCTGTTGAGAGGCATTGGCCATCTATTGATTTGGGAACTGAGATATATGTTAGCAGCAATCAAGTTGCTGAGTGGACCGTTAGCGACTTTGATATCATTATTACTAATGAATAG
- the LOC132618849 gene encoding uncharacterized protein LOC132618849 produces MGGKLQFLPPAKRFMLMQQQDQKENGSVLVSQLPAKKRKFSPENPSISNTTVTTLCLPAKKRVWAFHPFDLNEEYNPLLFDDDEINKDKLITNDVDDDDGIICAICNSTDGDPLDPIVLCDGCDLMVHTTCYGHPFTDGIPEGDWFCAQCLASKSGLKSFTCCLCPETGGALKPTMNEGKWAHIVCGLFVPEVFFNDPEGREGIDFSKVPKRRWERKCYICKSRNGCAIDCSEPKCPLSFHVTCGLKDELCIEYKEGRKNGGVVAGFCSSHTELWKKQQQTGKFKIVPREELDR; encoded by the exons atggGTGGCAAACTTCAGTTTTTACCACCAGCCAAAAGATTCATGTTAATGCAACAACAAGACCAAAAAGAAAATGGGTCTGTTTTAGTTTCACAACTTCCTGCTAAAAAGCGAAAATTCTCTCCAGAAAACCCATCCATTTCTAATACCACTGTTACAACTCTTTGTTTGCCAGCCAAGAAACGTGTTTGGGCTTTTCACCCATTTGACCTTAATGAAGAGTATAATCCACTCCTTTTTGATGACGATGAAATCAACAAGGACAAATTGATAAcaaatgatgttgatgatgatgatgggaTTATCTGTGCTATTTGTAATAGCACAGATGGAGATCCACTAGATCCAATTGTTTTATGTGATGGTTGTGATTTAATGGTTCATACGACTTGCTATGGACATCCTTTTACCGATG GTATTCCAGAAGGTGATTGGTTTTGTGCCCAATGCTTGGCATCTAAATCAGGCCTTAAATCATTTACTTGTTGTCTTTGCCCTGAAACTGGTGGAGCCTTAAAGCCCACTATGAATGAAGGTAAATGGGCTCATATTGTTTGTGGGCTTTTTGTACCTGAAGTATTTTTCAATGATCCAGAAGGACGTGAAGGAATTGATTTCAGTAAAGTGCCTAAGAGAAGATGGGAAAGAAAGTGTTATATTTGTAAATCAAGAAATGGATGTGCTATTGATTGTTCTGAGCCAAAATGTCCTTTGTCTTTCCATGTTACTTGTGGGTTGAAAGATGAACTTTGTATCGAGTACAAAGAAGGAAGGAAAAATGGTGGTGTTGTTGCTGGCTTTTGCAGTAGCCACACTGAACTATGGAAAAAG CAACAACAAACAGGGAAGTTCAAGATTGTGCCAAGAGAAGAACTTGACAGATAG
- the LOC132617111 gene encoding protein FLX-like 1 → MAGRNRGPPLPMKGGAHGGLPPPGHEPPFPRGRVPMPHPALLEEMRESQYGMGSRPMPPHPAVLEEHLATQHDEIQGLLVDNQRLAATHVALKQEVEAAQYELQRTDHYARSLRMETDVQMRELYEKSAKMEMDLQVVDGMRAELMRVRSDIKEFTAARQELTVEVQRMTQDLTRMTADLQQTPAIKAEIEGLKQELQRARAAIESEKKGYAENYEHGQVMEKKLLAMARELEKLRAEVGNAEKRARAAAAVGNPGAGYNANYGNPEPGYPGNYYPASYGMNPMNPAHPVQGGAEGYPQYGHGPGAWGGYDVQRAQGPR, encoded by the exons ATGGCTGGTCGAAATCGCGGGCCTCCACTTCCAATGAAAGGTGGTGCTCATGGTGGGCTTCCTCCGCCGGGTCATGAACCCCCGTTTCCTAGGGGTCGCGTTCCAATGCCTCATCCGGCATTGCTTGAAGAAATGAGAGAATCACAGTATGGGATGGGGTCCAGACCAATGCCTCCACACCCTGCTGTTCTTGAGGAACACCTGGCTACTCAGCATGATgagattcaaggattattagttgATAACCAGCGGTTGGCTGCAACTCATGTAGCGCTGAAACAAGAAGTAGAAGCTGCTCAATACGAACTTCAGCGAACTGATCATTATGCCCGTTCTTTGCGTATGGAAACTGATGTGCAAATGAGAGAACTTTATGAGAAGTCTGCTAAGATGGAAATGGATCTCCAAGTAGTTGATGGTATGAGGGCAGAGCTTATGCGAGTGCGCTCGGATATTAAGGAGTTTACTGCTGCCAGACAAGAGCTTACTGTTGAGGTCCAAAGAATGACACAGGATTTGACCAGAATGACTGCAGATTTACAGCAGACTCCAGCAATAAAAGCTGAAATTGAAGGTCTAAAACAAGAGCTGCAGCGAGCAAG GGCTGCCATTGAGAGCGAGAAGAAGGGATATGCTGAAAACTATGAGCATGGTCAAGTTATGGAGAAAAAGTTACTAGCGATGGCTCGAGAGCTTGAAAAACTCCGAGCTGAGGTTGGTAATGCAGAAAAAAGGGCTCGAGCAGCAGCAGCTGTTGGGAATCCAG GTGCAGGGTACAATGCAAATTATGGGAATCCGGAACCTGGTTATCCGGGGAATTATTATCCTGCTAGTTATGGAATGAATCCTATGAACCCTGCTCATCCT GTGCAGGGTGGCGCTGAAGGTTATCCTCAGTATGGACATGGACCTGGTGCTTGGGGTGGTTATGATGTGCAGCGAGCTCAAGGACCCAGATAA